From the genome of Novosphingobium sp. TH158, one region includes:
- a CDS encoding FABP family protein, which translates to MSGYGSDIYADPPQVSLDTLASLGPLAPLAGVWEGERGVDIAPKAAGPRTQGFFERISLEPVDPGNNGPQLLYALRYHTWMCKPGEKGTYHDQVGYWLWEPATETVMHSLTIPRGQTVLAVGNAKADARTFTLEARRGTTDYGICSNPFLEENFRTDSFTITVTVHDDGTWSYEEDTVMMIKGQTERFHHRDSNRLHRVAAPTPNPLAG; encoded by the coding sequence ATGTCTGGCTACGGTTCCGATATTTACGCCGACCCGCCGCAGGTTTCGCTCGATACGCTGGCCAGCCTTGGCCCGCTTGCCCCGCTGGCCGGGGTCTGGGAGGGCGAGCGCGGAGTCGATATTGCGCCCAAGGCTGCCGGTCCGCGGACACAGGGCTTTTTCGAGAGGATCTCGCTCGAGCCGGTTGACCCCGGCAACAACGGGCCGCAGCTGCTTTATGCCCTGCGCTACCACACGTGGATGTGCAAGCCAGGGGAAAAAGGGACCTATCACGACCAGGTCGGTTACTGGCTGTGGGAGCCGGCGACCGAAACCGTGATGCATTCGCTGACCATTCCGCGCGGGCAGACGGTGCTGGCCGTGGGCAATGCAAAGGCCGATGCCAGGACCTTCACGCTCGAGGCGCGGCGCGGGACGACGGACTATGGCATCTGCTCGAACCCGTTCCTGGAAGAGAACTTCCGCACCGACAGCTTCACCATCACGGTGACCGTGCATGACGATGGCACCTGGTCCTACGAGGAGGACACGGTGATGATGATCAAGGGTCAGACCGAGCGCTTTCACCACCGCGACAGCAATCGCTTGCACCGGGTAGCCGCCCCGACACCGAACCCGCTGGCAGGCTGA
- a CDS encoding phytanoyl-CoA dioxygenase family protein: MLRRDGVVVLDDLVDPARLELCKEEILAHHADIAVPDRSRYFGPYVGRHTIPLRVDRQLADQAILMPKPVAHIATELLDETFKIDSVGLLVAIPGAPDQAVHRDAWLYAKQGVDHLLPPFALAFALPLVSMDKTSGRTAFWRGSHRKPGILPSVDYDLAPTVHPGSAIMWDYRIHHCGLANHGPVPRPVIFSALSRDWWVEIEPPEAKSYRKFQIARSVFDAFSPRWQSRCSRALLVE, from the coding sequence ATGCTCCGGCGCGATGGCGTGGTAGTGCTCGATGATCTGGTCGATCCCGCTCGTCTCGAACTTTGCAAGGAAGAGATCCTTGCACATCACGCTGACATAGCAGTTCCAGACCGGTCGCGATATTTTGGCCCCTATGTCGGCCGGCATACCATACCGTTGAGGGTCGATCGCCAGTTGGCCGATCAGGCTATCCTGATGCCCAAGCCGGTTGCGCATATAGCGACCGAGCTATTGGACGAGACGTTCAAAATCGATTCAGTCGGTCTGCTCGTTGCCATTCCCGGCGCGCCGGATCAGGCAGTTCACCGTGATGCGTGGCTGTATGCAAAGCAGGGAGTGGATCACTTGCTTCCGCCATTTGCGCTCGCCTTTGCGCTTCCGTTAGTCAGCATGGATAAGACCAGCGGGCGCACGGCTTTTTGGCGGGGAAGCCACCGAAAGCCCGGTATCTTGCCGAGCGTCGATTACGACCTGGCGCCGACGGTCCATCCCGGTTCCGCGATCATGTGGGACTATCGGATTCATCATTGCGGCCTTGCAAATCACGGCCCGGTCCCACGGCCGGTGATTTTCAGCGCCCTCTCTCGCGATTGGTGGGTCGAGATCGAACCGCCCGAAGCAAAAAGTTATCGCAAGTTCCAGATTGCCCGCAGCGTTTTTGATGCTTTCAGCCCGAGGTGGCAGTCCCGATGCAGCCGTGCGCTGCTCGTAGAATGA
- a CDS encoding putative 2OG-Fe(II) oxygenase — protein sequence MRQTGSPRLLEKIGILQERLRRPHRALAALEASLAADPDQFQAWAELAKVMARLGHIGAATATCRTGLEQRPQANLARIWGNLLTVQNQPDAARCAYRWALDLPGFDIAALERLFAMQAKRNRNDWLEDFEDLPAGYQNTAIGRAWRAVALSAAGRSDAALAIINPEEQPRRIPFEPPAEFGGIEAFNRRLAAEITADPPAYPFRDDFHLNTTPRATNQPAWRALLTFVRAELERAALQPECFGLTGERRPVLATLDCISTVLTANASHRQHVHQAGYLTAIYHVQVPTIVQSEARAGALELGGCDQILPGFEPCWDRVWLKPREGWLTLLPSHMFHDVVPTGTTTPRISTAADLTPVWN from the coding sequence ATGCGGCAGACCGGCTCGCCTCGATTGCTCGAGAAGATTGGTATACTTCAAGAGCGACTGCGCCGTCCCCATAGGGCTTTGGCTGCGCTAGAAGCTAGCCTAGCTGCCGATCCGGATCAATTCCAGGCATGGGCTGAGCTTGCCAAGGTCATGGCACGCCTGGGCCATATCGGGGCCGCGACTGCAACCTGCCGAACTGGTCTTGAACAACGGCCGCAGGCGAATCTTGCTCGCATCTGGGGCAACCTCTTGACGGTCCAGAATCAGCCCGATGCCGCACGCTGCGCCTATCGTTGGGCGCTCGATCTTCCTGGCTTTGATATCGCGGCATTGGAGCGATTGTTTGCGATGCAGGCCAAGCGGAATCGCAACGATTGGCTCGAAGATTTCGAAGATTTGCCAGCAGGCTATCAGAATACTGCAATTGGTCGTGCTTGGCGTGCAGTAGCGTTAAGTGCTGCCGGTCGGAGTGATGCCGCCCTTGCCATTATCAATCCTGAGGAACAGCCCCGGCGAATTCCTTTCGAGCCACCTGCGGAATTTGGCGGGATAGAGGCATTCAATCGTCGACTCGCTGCCGAGATCACTGCAGATCCGCCAGCCTATCCATTTCGCGATGATTTCCACCTGAATACTACTCCGCGCGCGACCAACCAACCTGCTTGGCGGGCATTGCTCACCTTTGTCCGGGCCGAGCTGGAACGGGCAGCCTTACAGCCGGAATGCTTTGGACTGACCGGCGAGCGGCGGCCAGTCCTGGCGACACTTGACTGCATATCCACGGTGCTCACCGCAAATGCCAGCCATCGGCAACATGTGCATCAAGCTGGCTATCTTACGGCAATCTATCATGTTCAGGTCCCGACCATTGTCCAGAGCGAGGCGCGCGCCGGGGCGTTGGAACTGGGTGGGTGCGACCAGATACTGCCCGGTTTTGAGCCATGTTGGGATCGCGTCTGGCTAAAGCCTCGAGAGGGGTGGCTGACGCTGCTCCCGTCGCACATGTTCCATGACGTCGTTCCCACGGGAACAACCACGCCGCGCATCTCGACCGCCGCCGATCTAACCCCAGTCTGGAACTGA